CAATTTAGAATCATGACTATCCAAAGTACCCAAATCAATATCAGAAGAAGAATCATATTGCGAcctaggcaaggaatcagacacatcaaatttattttcatgcataagaacattagtgtcaacagaaaatTCAACCTTTCCTAAGTCACACACAAGTTGTGTGTTATGCTCTTCTTCACAGGACAACTGCACAAGCCCTAAATCAGTACCAATGTCATCTGGATTgcaatgaatatgaatattagaagaaacatcatcaatggaagtCTCTACACTATGGTCTGGAATTTCAAAGTCACATGACTCCGAAATTGACTCTTCAAGAAGAACTCGATCTTCTAACATCATATCATCATCTGAGTAATATGCATACTCGTCCCTATTAACAGTTGTGGTGTCCTCAGTCAACTCATTGACTTCTAAGTTAGGTTCATATACAATATCAGTTGCATGAGTGGGAATGGACACACCATTTTCAAAGTTTgattcatcgtcatcatcattgtaacagggattttgcaatctaggacaATTTTCAATCAACTGGTATGAGCTATCATACAACATACAAACATGGATTTCAGATTGCGCATAGGAATTAGGCATAATAACATTTGTATTTCTACAACTTTCTAGGGCTTCGCCTCTCCTAAATATGCAGTTCATGCTTGTATAAGAGTTGGAATCAGACTCTAACTCATGtgatagtgtctcagtttccctaatggattcccattgacgggttttctctgcaatctcagctaaaaacgACCATGCATCattcacagttttatcaagaaattcatcattacacatagactcaaccatggctcgagatttaaagtctagtccctcatagaggatagcgaccagtctccacttctcaaagccATGGTGCGGACACTCggtcaacaaatcattaaaccgttcaaaataatgaaaaagtatctcctcatctaactggacaaaacagttaatattttgacgaatagcaatGGTCCTAcaatgtggaaagaattttttgaaaaattgatttGTAAGTTGGTCCCATGTGGTGATGGACTGTGGTCTCAAACAGTgaaaccatgttttagccctttcctttaaagaaaatgtaaacaagcgcaatttcagagagtcttcggatatatgatcaggttgcatagtccgacaaatttgttcaaactctcttacatgattataggggttctcagagtcgaaccctcgaaatataggaagtatttgtatcatgcttgcatgtagttcaaatgggccatcagtctggggtaagacaatacatgacaATAGACTTGttcttgtgggatacatgtactcATGAAGAGCACGGGGTCGGTTCATAACATCATCCATGGTCTCAACTTGGACAGGGTGTCAACAACTGGAGATGGGATTTCAGATGGGCAGTGTTGGTGAGGGCTAGCTAGATAATTAGTTTGGTTACAGAACCACTACCACAACCTAGAGGACACACCGTTTGACATGTTGCAGAGGCCCATAATAGTAAACTCAGGCCAGAGATGATGCTCATAAAAAATGTCAAACAGATTCAGAGATGTATGCAGACACGGCAATTTTCAGAAACTGAGATACGCACAGTGAAATGACAATTTCAGCAAGCAAAGATGTTATTCAAAAATCATGCTCAGATAGACCCCATGTTGCAGGGGTTGGATGATATTATGTAGAGAAATTATTTTAGCAAGCGAATATGGCAATCATTCAAGATAACGTATTAAAAGTTCAGAGATTACGATACCGCTGGTACAGAACCGGGTTAGGCTCATTACAAACACTGTCcttctcctttttcttccttttcttggCTTAAGCTTCAGTTTCGCAGGCACCTGGTTACTCAAAGAAGAATTTCAGTACTCAGAATTATACAGCTGAAGCAAGGATATATCAACTCTAATACTGAGCAGGGAAAGAAAGACGTGTGATAATCGCGTTCAGGGTCGAATGTAAAAAGATATGAGTTCTGCTGAGATTAACAGGTGCATAGTGAAACTACAAATTCGAAACGCAGATGTTGTTCAGTCTTCACAGAATTATGCTTAGTAGGTCAACTAGTGTGCTAGGCTATCATGGTATaacatttgcacaatgacaagtGAAAAAAGGTCTGAGTATGATACTGCTCCTTCCTCTCCACCTCCTTGTTGCTCGCAACAGTATTGCAGGTACCTGATCACTCGAAGAGATTATCAGTACAGAGAGTTGCGCAGGTGAAACAAAAACAAGGAGTATCAATACTGATTTTCAGAAATTGAGATGATTCTACAGCATGACCAAGACTTTGAGCTACTCCACTGATTTCTGGCCAGGGCAGACCAGGTTACTAGTGACAGAATAGTTCCAATGGAACAGGGGGGAGCTGACAGTAATTTGGTGGTTCAACTAGCAGGATCAGACTCTGCACTATACTTATTTCTCAAGATTCTTTATATGTTACATGATGATGAGGTCTTTAATTAGTGTTGAACTAGCAAAGCTAATTATACATATGCTTAACTACAGATGCAATTTTTATAAAAACTACAAGATGAAAATTATGCTATCAATGGCAGTAAATTTCAGTGAAGCTACAGGACTATAGCAAACTAAAAATTACAGGATGAGATGCAAGATGAACAGATAGATTGCACATCTAAGCTACAGATTAATGAactgagaaagaaaacaaaagaaaaattaacaAATATGGTTACAGGATTATGATGCAGGAATGGAATGATACTAGTTACAGCTAACACAAGTACTAAGATGCAAATTACAGAAACAGATGAACTATACTACTTAGATAAGATCAGCAAAAGACAGAAGGAAGAAATTTCAAGTTATTCACATGGTCCTAGATGATGGGTATCAACAGATGGTAATATGTTTAAACTACGAAACAAAGAAAATCTAACACAGGACAGCTAAATGCAAAGAAGAACTAAAAATTACAGCCAAACTAACACTAAGATGCAGATTAATTATTACAAAGAGATTATGTGAAAAAACAACTACAGACTCTCTAAACTAAACAAAACTTATGCTAACACAGATGATGATGGTATGAAAATGAAGGTAAACGAAATGGcaagtaaaaagaaaaagttacagCTAATGATAATATGAGAAGTGAATAAACAGATGGATTAAACAGATGGGTCACACTAATGTCAGCTAAGAAAGTACACTAATGTGTCATACTATTGTCACACTAATGGGTCACACTAAGGTCACCACTACATATATACAAGTAATATACTAAGAACAGTAAAGTAGAGCCACAAAAACAATTACAGCGCTACCGAGTCACCGAcatcggcgccaaaaacttggtaggactagaaaGAAGCATACGACTATGTCAAACTGCATGTGCACAACGTATATTGGAGACagagcaaatacaggtcgatcccacagagacTTGGAGGATGTAAGgctgaaactatggtctcacttaaaCTGATTCAAACAAGAGTAACAAAATGGTTTTggttgtgtcgatacgacaaagatTATTGATAGAGAACAAAGCTATAAAATAGAATGTAAAACAATGATAAAGAGGATACTAGGATagtcaaatccaccactaactcacaTTATGTATTCAACTAATTATattactcttgtccttgtaacagataagggagAAGTGTCAAGTCtgccacttacctaaggtgtttcaccaatggatagttcaatcacaactaaggtatctttccaaagcactaaatGTCTTCTCACGGCACAATTAGTCTAAGGATCAATAACAGTCTGGTTAAGCTTGAGTTGCAACATAATCAACACAGtggtattctaactacaatggatacatggcatacactgtgaaagcaaaATGTTGACGTACTTAGATTCAATTATATCTTAACACAATTTAAGCATTCAAGAGTAACATAAACAGTATGAATAACAGAGAgtcagggtttcatctaaaccctagttatgaaaTTTGAACATGATGATAATACTGAAAACAAACATAAACTactacttggtgcaccggctaattcGGGCATGAATTTTACATCAAAACCTCtgctctatttatacacaattttcACTCAATCACTTAGAATTTGATAATTTAGAGAACACCCACTCACCAATAACACGTTTTCTGACAAACCCCTTCTGCAATTCAGCTCCTTGATTTGATGTTTTGTTTAGCTGTGAAGAAATCCTAGTCTTATCTCTCTCAATTatagcttctagggttactgtttttGATAAGGGAGAAGATAAGATGGAGAGAGATAGAAACTAGGAGATTGATTGATGGCTCTTGAGAAGGTGGTTGTGCTCAGAAGTGGTCGGGAGTGGAGGTGATTGATGGAGGTGTACTGGGAGTTTTTGCAGAGCTTGGAGAAGATGCGAACGAAGGTAAAGGGGATGTTTGGCTCTTGTTCGATTAGGGGAAGAATGGTgtgtgctagggtgttgagcagttgCATCAAACGTTGATGAGTCGGGTTTGAATATGGGTTAGGGATCTTTCACTTATCAGGCCCAAATCTTCTTCAAATCTACTATCTCAAGCCCACACCTAGTTTTGAGTCgtgcaaacaacattcttcactcgcggatgaggtgcaaacaatattcttcactgccttcTAGCGGAAGTCTTTGTTGTCTTTCTTTCATCGCCACAAATTCTCTGCTCTTTTGGCTTCtctattcatccaagctttatttagtacctaaaagcACAAATTAATTAGTGcaagaatttattcttgaaacATTGAAAACACacaatttgggataatatatgattttaaagtgcaaaagatgagttaattgccaataaaaaggtgtagaaatatgcactatttggcaATCATCAGCTACAATTGTCTACAAATACACAtgcaacaggatatatatgtttaacttcaagttacacatgctaaaaatacaacatgatatataggTTACACATAGTGtaacaaaaaacagcatgtctacatcaatttgaagttgttcttctgaaacaaaattgtttttcATCCTCCTCTCAATATCAACAACAAATTCTCATACTGGACGtgcaagaacaacaaataatcaaaaaaaaattgaaaaatgttttgaaatcaaaccaaaataaaattcggacatagatttgttgttttccttCTTTTGAAACAATGTtatttctcttcttgttttcaGTTTCAACCAAATCATGTACTCAGTATCAACCAAATCATGTACTCAGTATCAACCAAATCAAAAGAAATAAGAAagatccaaatcctaaaaatcgAAATCAATATAATTCAAAACTAGATCGAAAATACacctatgttgatttctctattccaacctgtcttcttcttcttctcagaccAAACAAAAAAACGAAAATTAGTAGAAGATCGAAATCAAAAAATCCATCAGAAAAACTAGTGAAATCAAACCTATTTGATACAAACAGAAAAGATAAATTGATACAAACCTATTTGTTATTCTTTAAtgcattgtctcaatctcgtcagatctgaaaacCAGTGAATAAGATCAacaaaattgagaaaaaaattaATGAATTGTTGTTCTTCCTCTCGTTTTCAACACAACAAACTAAGGAATTCTTGTTGTTCAATGCAAAGATTCGTGTGAAGAAAAAATTCCAATTctgtttctgaagaaaaaaatcaacgagagcagagagaagagagagctaaaaaatatttgatttgatttagttttggtattttcaGATTTATTAAAAAAAGTTGTTGACATCAGCAATCCGGGAAATTTCAAAACCTGACCCCAAAATTAAAAGTTCTggacctaaaaatatcaaaaactaaaagtatggagttgatagtgaaggatccattttgtggggcttctatatattgaacccatataataggggttatagtatttttcacttcttTCAAAGGTACGAACGCCATCAAGCTTCTCAGTTGCAACCAAGACACAACCATTTTCTAGTGCAGAAAGTGGGTGGGCCCATTTTGAACCAAGCGGTGTCGAGGATATATTTGAGACCCCTTCTTGGGGAGTAGATCCAGAATCCACAACGAGTACCTGCATAAAAATTGCATGGCTTACTTTTTATCCACTAGAATCATGGCTTACCTTCACGATCATATGCCATTCATGCCCAATATACACAGACTCTAATCCTCATTTCCTTATAATTACATCATCCACATACTCTCCTTCACTTCTACACTAAAATTGAAAAGCAAAAAAGAAGAGTTCGAAAACCAATAAACGGACTACATAAATCAAACTCATGTTTATTTGATAGAGATACCACTACTTTGCAGAAACTGATGCCAATCAAGTTTTCTATATGGCGCATTACAagatatgagcatctcatattccCTCATGGCAGCAAGGGGGTCATAGACCTGAATAGACTTTTCCAATTTTTCTAATGCCAATCTTGTTGCTGCCCTGTCTCTTTGTCTTTTCAATTTGGCTTGTCGCATCTTAAGGGACTGAGATTTCTCATCCTGGATTAATACAACAACAGAAAACAGAATCAGGCCATTGAATTAAGTGATTATAAGATTTTTATGGAAAATATTGATTAACTGAATATGATTAACTTACAGTTAGATGGAGATAAACCTCCGATTTATGGATGAGACCAGCACATCTAGCTCTCAATGATTCAATACGCTTCGCTTTTGCAGTAGGTGATTCAACTCTAAGCCTTCTAGTTTCGAAATCAGGATCCTGTAATTTGatgaaattaaaaagattttagatttcaACTCAAGCAATTagggatacacaatcaaaatcatcaaaaccctaattagtaattACAGAATTGAATGAAGAACGAATTTGAAGATGTTACTTACTTGTCGAGTATCAGCACAGAGATCAGCGTATTCATCAGGATCCAACGACATCGCTGTTGATTTGGGGGTTCTTGAGAAcaagaacaaaaagaaagaacAGAGTATAGATGAAGAAAAAACAGAGAAGTTGTTTAGGGCTTTTTTGTGTTGTGAAATTCAGGCGATGGAGTTTGGTTTTATATGAAGATTAGAAGTAGTAATTAGGAAACTCAGAGAGACTCCGTAGTGAAGTAGGAATAAATACAAGTGTTTTAGGGTTCGGAGAAGAAACTTGGGAATCACGGTTGATGTTATCGGACGAGTTTAGGAATTTCCGAAATAGAAATTGCTTTCTTTCCCGCCTAAGCGTGTTCTTCTCTGTAAGACCAGTTGTATCTTCGGAAGCAAAAATCAGCCGGTGAGAATAGCTTGTTTTACCTACATACCACCAATTGATAAGGGGCTACCTAAATGATTCTCATTTTCCCACATAATTTGTTTTAAAAAAGTTACCGACATGTTTTAACCACGTAGAGGAAGAGGTTGTAAATTTTGCTTAACTAGTAAATCAATTCCAACCAATTAGGCTAAGCCTTATCGTCTTCAAAACCAGTATACTTAGAAGAAGGGTCATTCTAAGTATCTTTTGAGTGTTTGAGATCCTACCTAGTGTAGGGATTTGATTGTGCGAGATAATATCTTCAAGAACTTTATTTTTTATCTTCTCGTGAATTCTACTATGAGATGAATCTTCTCTTC
This DNA window, taken from Papaver somniferum cultivar HN1 chromosome 3, ASM357369v1, whole genome shotgun sequence, encodes the following:
- the LOC113356534 gene encoding uncharacterized protein LOC113356534 isoform X2; its protein translation is MSLDPDEYADLCADTRQDPDFETRRLRVESPTAKAKRIESLRARCAGLIHKSEVYLHLTDEKSQSLKMRQAKLKRQRDRAATRLALEKLEKSIQVYDPLAAMREYEMLISCNAPYRKLDWHQFLQSSGISIK